One part of the Pristiophorus japonicus isolate sPriJap1 chromosome 21, sPriJap1.hap1, whole genome shotgun sequence genome encodes these proteins:
- the LOC139233588 gene encoding heat shock protein 30C-like, protein MLSCRAVHPSRLCQQPVCTLWPVPHTVFEPFECNRWEQEEEVRKIMNFMNRVLGELAKEFWEGRPKYQDNRPDDNEDGKSQSEGKDGDGFSLSLDVQQFSPEELKVKVFGRKVLVTGKHEKKSDDGSGSYSYKYEEFRREFQLPEDVDAQALNCCLSQDGRLKVQAPRLALPAVNGRTVPINITSDTTTAPRLNPGKEAQKQDGGKDEGNKEEAEAKKDI, encoded by the coding sequence ATGCTGAGCTGTCGGGCTGTCCACCCTTCACGTCTGTGCCAGCAGCCTGTGTGCACATtgtggcctgtcccacacacagtcTTTGAGCCGTTTGAATGCAACAGGTGGGAACAGGAGGAAGAAGTGAGAAAGATCATGAACTTCATGAACCGAGTTCTTGGGGAGCTGGCCAAAGAATTCTGGGAGGGAAGACCAAAATATCAGGACAACAGACCTGATGATAATGAAGACGGTAAAAGCCAATCAGAGGGCAAGGATGGAGATGGCTTTTCTCTGTCCCTGGATGTCCAGCAGTTCTCCCCAGAAGAACTGAAGGTGAAAGTATTTGGAAGAAAAGTGCTGGTGACAGGAAAACACGAGAAGAAAAGTGATGATGGGAGCGGCTCTTACAGCTACAAATATGAAGAGTTCAGGAGAGAATTTCAGCTGCCAGAAGATGTCGATGCTCAAGCTCTTAACTGCTGTTTGTCACAGGACGGTCGGTTAAAGGTTCAAGCCCCACGCCTGGCACTGCCAGCTGTGAATGGACGAACCGTCCCCATCAACATCACCTCTGATACAACAACCGCTCCCCGGCTAAACCCAGGCAAAGAGGCACAGAAACAGGACGGTGGAAAGGATGAGGGGAACAAGGAAGAGGCGGAAGCAAAAAAGGATATTTAA